Below is a window of Candidatus Dependentiae bacterium DNA.
CGTTGTTCGTGCCGTACGTAATATCGGCATCGTACGCTTTTTTTCTTTCCGCATCATTCATCTGATTTTGTATCACGCCAACAGTCAATCCCAAAAGATTATAAATTGGGCTCATCCATTCAGCATCGCGTTTTGCCAAATAATCATTGACGGTAATAAGATGTGCGCCTTTTCCTGCTAGTGCATTTAAATAAAGAGCAAGTGTTGAAGTTAATGTTTTACCTTCACCCGTTTTCATCTCAGCGATTTTGCCTTGATGCAAAACATAGCCACCAATGAGCTGTACATCAAAATGACGTTGGCCAAGGGTGCGCCGTGCTGCTTCACGAACAACAGCAAAAGCTTCCGGCAAAATATCATCGAGTGTTTTTCCTTGAGATAATTGCTCACGGAATTCATTGGTTTTTGCAGTCAATTGATCATCGGTGAGCGCAGAAATTGCTGGCTCAAAATTATTTATCTCTCTGACGATAGGATCAATTTTGCGCAACTGACGTGCATTATTGGTGCCAATAACAATGGATAAAAGACGGGCTATCATTGGAAAATCCTATAGAATAAAAACTTACTTAATGTATTCAATCTAACATAGATATGGTACTCGCACAATAAAAAGTGCCCCAGCAGTTGTCAACGAAAATATATCGTTTTGATTATCTTAATGCGACAATCGTGCTTTGTCGCTCTGGTGATTGGGTGCGCCGATAGGAGTTGAATGATTCGGTATGGATTGTGCAGATATTGTAGGCATCGTTAAAAGCATCCTTTGCAATACCCAAACTTTCAAGCTGAAGTTTATTGAAAAGTGGTAGATCGAACATCACTAAATCGCCAATCTGCTGAAGTACCTCATCTTTAAAAGAAAAGTTTCCAACTTTGTCTTGTACGTCGGTGCCTACGCTATAACAGCATCGTTTTGCTGATGGACCAAAAAAAATACGCATGTTTTCAGGCTCCGATCCAAAGCTGTTTATCATTCGCTCAAAAGCAATCGAAGCAATACCATCAACTGAGCCACGCCAGCCAGCATGAACATTTGCGATCGCATGGTTTTTTTTATCATATAAAATGATCGGTAAGCAATCGGCTGAGACAACTGCCAATCCTACACCGATAAGTTGAGTAAGACTAAAATCAGCTTCGTGTGTAAAGGGCTTGAGGTGTTCAGCTTTTTTATGCGTATCAATATATAAGCCTTGGGTACTATGTGTTTGATGAAGAATGCTAAGTGATTCTATTCCCCACTTTTTGCATTGCACAAATGGTGCTTCATTCAGGGTTTCTTGTGAATTTATGAGCCCATGATAATTGCGTGGTACAAATCCAGTACGCTTATCACCAAAAATAATTACAAATAATGGTTCGGAATGGACGATCATTTCGGTGTTCCTACTTTTGAATAGCAAAAGCTTGCATGAAAACTAAATAATTGACAACTAATCCCGCAGATACACAACGTTCAAACAGCTTTTTGCTTTTAAAAGAGAAAGATAAAATCGGTTATCAATTGTTTTTAATGTAAAGAATGTCGAGTGGGAGCGCTATTCGGCGCGCGAATCTATCCTGCATATTTATTTGAAGAACAAATAATAGTTTTCCCGCTGGTCATATTTTTGCGCAATTTTGAGCCTTTTTTAAACGGTTCCTACACTCTGCTTGTTGACAATCTGGATTAATCTTGCGTATCTTCTGTTAAAGAAAAAGAGTCATGTATTACCCTTTTAAAAAAGAAGAGTAATGAAGAAAAAAATATTTTTTCGTACGTTATTATATGCATCGTTTTGTTTTCTATTTGTTTCATCATTTTCACCTAGCCTGTTGGCGCAAGAACCAGATACTTTAAAATCATTATTTGCTGCTGCGCAATTAAAACACTTTGCCGGAAAAGCGGATCGGATTATTGTGATACCGTTTTGCAAAGAGTTACGAATCACGCTTGCAAGCCTTGCCCAAGACGGGGAGCTTGATGGCTGTGATGAAAAAACAGTTGCTTCATTTGAGCGTTGCTATGAAAGATTAGAGCAGGGGCTTGATACGCTAGATATTGAAGATTTATTAAAAATAATGCCGTTGATTCTGAAATTTGTTCAGGGTACTGGAGCAAGCAAAGCCACGCGGCCCGACTCTCCTCAGCCAGGAAACAGTTCGGTAAGTGGATGTTGCGGCGGTTGTGACATAAGCCAAATTCTTGCACTTCTTGGAATGATCAAAGCAAAACTTACTATTATTGATAATGAACTAATAGAATGCTGTAATGCTATTATGCTTGATTTTCAAGAAACATGGACAATTCTTGCGAATTTACAAATCTCCGCCACCGTAGATTTTAGTCCCGTATTCTCGGTCCTGAATGATTGCTGCAATGGTACGTTCAGTGTACTGGCGAATTTGCAAGTTACCGCTACGGTTGATTTGAGTCCGGTATTTAGTGTTTTAAATGCAGGTTTTAATGGTACGTTCAGCTCGCTTACTTCATGTTGCAATAGTACATTTTCAATCTTGAATACGGTAACCACAAACCAGCAAGGTACATTTAGTGTATTAAATAGATTGCTGATAAATGATCAAGGTACTTTCACTGCCCTTGCTGCATGTTGCAACGGAACTTTTAGCGCGATAGCGGATATTAAATCATCATTAACAGCTATCCAAGTAAATTTGAGTCCGGTATTTAGTGTTTTAAATGCAGGGTTTAATGGCACGTTCAGCTCACTTACTGCATGTTGCAATAGTACATTTTCAATCTTGAATACGGTAACCACAAACCAGCAAGGTACATTTAGTGTATTAAATAGATTGCTGATAAATGATCAAGGTACTTTCACTGCTTTTGCTGCATGTTGCAATGGAACTTTTAGCGCAATAGCGGATATTAAATCATCTTTAACGTCTATCCAAGTGAATCTGAGTCCAGTATTTAGCATTTTAAATGCGAGCTTTAATGGTACGTTTAGTTCGCTCTCAGCATGCTGTAATGGTACTTTCTCTGTTTTGAATACCGTTACAACTAATCAGCAAGGCACCTTTAGTGTATTAAATAGATTAGTTTTAGATGACCAGGGAACTTTCAGCGCAATTACCGCTTGTTGCAATGGCACATTCTCCGCATTAGCAGATATTAAATCATCGTTAACTGCTATACAGATAAATCTGAGTCCTGTATTTAGCATTCTAAATGCGGGCTTTAATAGTACGTTTAGTTCACTCACTGCGTGTTGCAATGGGACGTTCAGTTCGCTTAATGCAATAGTAGTAAACCAGCAAACTATTATTAACAATCAACAAGGAACTTTTACAGTAGAAGCTGCAGGATTTAATGGAACCTTCAGTTCTCTGACTGCATGTTGCAACGGAACTTTTAGTGCTCTAGCAAATTTAAGCATTTCTTCAACAACTGATTTGAGTGGGGTGTTCAGTTCGTTGAATGCTTGCTGTAATGGCACATTTAGTACGCTCGCTAATTTAACGGTAACCGCCACCGTAAATTTAAGCCCGGTTTTTAGTATTCTTACCGATGGCTTCAATGGTACGTTCAGTGCATTCGCAGCATGTTGCAATGGTACATTTACAGAACTCGGCGCGATATCTGGCCAAGTAGCAGCTCTATCGGGCTTAGCTCAGGAAACGCTCAGTACCCTCACTGCATGTTGCAATGGAACCTTTAGCGTTCTAGCGAATTTAAGCATGACGGCTACCACAGATCTAAATCCAGTATTTACACAAGTCGCTGCAGGATTTGATGGCACGTTCAGTGCACTCGCTGCATGTTGCAACGGAACTTTCTCTGCATTAGCAGATATTAAATCATCGCTAACTGCGATTCAAGTGAATTTGAGTCCTGTGTTTACAGCAATTAATGCTGGATTTGATGGTACATTTAGTGTTCTAGCAAATTTAACAATCACCTCAACAACCGATTTAAGCGGCGTATTTAGTTCGCTTAATGCATGCTGCAACGGAACATTCTCCGCATTAGCAGATATTAAATCATCGCTAACTGCGATTCAGGTTGATTTGAGCCCTCTATTTACAGCGATAAATACTGGATTTAATAGCACATTCAGTTCACTAACGGCTTGCTGCAATGGTACATTCAGTGTTCTAGCGAATTTAAGCATGACGGCTACCACAGATCTAAATCCAGTATTTACACAAGTCGCTGCAGGATTTGATGGCACGTTCAGTGCACTCGCTGCATGTTGCAACGGAACTTTCTCGGCGCTCGCAGACATTAAATCATCGTTAACTGCGATTCAGGTTGATTTGAGCCCTCTATTTACAGCGATCAATGCTGGATTTAATAGCACATTCAGTTCACTAACTGCTTGCTGTAATGGTACATTCAGTGTTCTAGCGAATTTAAGCATGACGGTAACAACTGATTTGAGTCCATTATTTACGCAGGTAGCTGCAGGATTTAATGGAACGTTCAGCGTGCTTGCGTCATTAACAGATTGTTGTGCAGCAACGTTCTCAGTGCTGGAAGAAATTATAGTAAATCAAGAAGGCACCTTTTCTG
It encodes the following:
- the pgeF gene encoding peptidoglycan editing factor PgeF; the protein is MIVHSEPLFVIIFGDKRTGFVPRNYHGLINSQETLNEAPFVQCKKWGIESLSILHQTHSTQGLYIDTHKKAEHLKPFTHEADFSLTQLIGVGLAVVSADCLPIILYDKKNHAIANVHAGWRGSVDGIASIAFERMINSFGSEPENMRIFFGPSAKRCCYSVGTDVQDKVGNFSFKDEVLQQIGDLVMFDLPLFNKLQLESLGIAKDAFNDAYNICTIHTESFNSYRRTQSPERQSTIVALR